Within Channa argus isolate prfri chromosome 4, Channa argus male v1.0, whole genome shotgun sequence, the genomic segment CATTTTTACCATTGTCACTAACACTACAATTAGTACTATCAGTATTATCATTGAACACCTGACAAAATAATCTTTGTCTAAATCAGCTAGATGTTTTTTCACCCATTCATGCATGTTTAATTGTCCTAAATATGACTGTAGGGGTGTGATGAGAGGATGTGACATTTTGGTGTCATGTAGTATCACAAAATAACCTCAACATCAGCTTGTTCTTCTGATAAGCATGGTCTTAAGCTCTTTGTTCCTTCATGTCTGTAGTCCAAATGTATTGGTGTTTGCAGCCAAATAAAATTACTTGCAGAAACGATCAGCATAATGTACTGAATGTTTAAGTGAACAGTGTACcttaaacacattcaaactgACTGGTTACCATTTGTCCCATAGTGTTCATGCTGCCTAGCTGAGATTATTGTTTCCAGCTTATACTGTGTATTATCTTTCTCACAGTCAAAGTGACTGAGCAGTTAAAACACTGTGACCTCTTCTTTCCATATGCTCTTCTTGTGGCCATAGTATTTAAACCTTCCTCACAAACCAGATTGATAATGTCATTAATTAAGTGCCTTGATATAGCAGATATAACATGCTGCTAGTCCTccattattttgtgtgtttatagagTGTGGGTGGGTTGGTGTTTGCATCTGGCCAGCTGTGCTTCGCATTCAAAGACTTGGCACAGCAAACAAGGAGCTGTGTGGCAGTTTAGAGAGGCAGCACAAAGTAGTCTCTATCTAGAAAACGAGGTTTTGGTTTTTCAAGTCCTTTCTTAAGGGCTTTGTTATAATAGCATGTTAGCTCAATTAAAGAAGCAGTAGGTTATAATTAAGTTGGGAGTTTTCTCCTGGACTAAGTCAGAAGCAGTTCACTTGAATGAAGCCACTTGTTACATTAAAGATGATGtatattcttttttgttgttgttgttgttgttgttgttgatgcaaCTTTTTATTTGTGATCTGTTTTGCGCTGTGTTAAAAATAGATTTCTCCCTCAGCTGATTCTGTGGCTATTTTCAAGTGTGTATGATTCTTCAGAGCCCCTGTACACTACAAAGAGCAGCGGCATTACGAGCTGCTGCTGAATCACTATTTAGAGGCTCATCATGTCTTGCTTCTGGCAATGGAAGCAGTTGGTGCCTTTAAAGTCTTGGTCTGATCAAGACTTATTCTTTCAAGGACAAAGTCAAGATGTTCAGCGtgcatttaatgtgtttaaaaaagccATTGTGTAACTTTCCTTGATATGGATTGTTTATGCTTTCATTATGCAGCATTTTGATATTACTAACCCCCAAGTACCCCTAAGATAGTCTTTAAAGAAGTTTAACCTGGCACCTGTcttggtaaatggctgcttatataaTGCATTTATCCAATGcttttcatacacacacacacaacgctGGTGCCACGGAGGGTGCTTACCTGACCCACCtgaagcaacttggggttcagtgtctttcctaATGACCCTTCAACAAATAGCCAGtgtgagctacagccacccctgcAGGTCGGCTGTCAATCCCTGTGTCATAGTAATATCCAGCCAACCATGTAATAAGGTTTCTTTCAAAACCTTGAAACATCTGTTTGGCCTTTGAATACTATTTTTAGGGAAAAGTTATGAAACACAAGGACAATACAAGGAACTGTTAAGGTCTATGATATGTATTATTTAAGAAttattcagtgtctttcccCTCAGCTCAGATAGCAGTTGGACATTGGACCATGAACTGTAATCAAGGTACTACCAAGTCATGCATGATCCACTATGCAATGCAATTTAAACAGTCAGACAAAGATTAATTGCAAATTCAGTGCACAAGTCACATTTTCCAGTACTATATTTTGGCTGTTCTAGTGTTAACCATAAAGTTGTGTGCAAGAGGTACAGTTGCCTTCTGATGAGCTGAAAATTGCACCATTCATCACTCCAAGGTcaagttcattaaaaaaagaatcgGAGATGTTGAGCGCATGCTTACCAGTGCCAGGCCACTGAGGTGCATGAACAACCACACATGATGTTTGTACACATGGcgagtgtatgtgtgtcagcGTATTgccttattttaaaactgaaaatgaggaAAAGGGTTTCTTGCGATGCTGACGTTGTAGGTAAGAACATGTTTTTCATCATGTATGGTTATTAGTCTCCATTTTGTTGCCACTTAAACAAATTAGGCATTGGTTAGACAAGTGATCAGGTCTGATAATTTTTCTCAGAAAGTGAAGTAagtgacagtgagaaagaaTGAAGAGCAAATTCCAAGTGGCTAATTTTTACATGCTTCAGTAATAGTTGATGTTATCATGCTTATTGATTCATTATGTCAAATTTAAAGGTCCATGTTAAAAGTTAGAATTTCCTTTTTCcgaataatttgcaaatcataaCAATTTAatctaaatataatatattatgttTCTTCTTCAAAAatctatatatacatatagatatagatagttTGGTTTCCCCTGCATGTAGGGGTATGCAATCGTCCATCGACTGTTATGTTGATGGAAGAAAAAACTCTGTAACCTGCTTCAAAATAAGGGGGTTCTAACCTTTGCACATGACTGCAGCTTACTCATAACATCTGAAACACACTGCAACTTTATCCTACTGATTCATCTGAGTGTTACTTTACTACACACAATGTAGAACAATTTATCATTGTACAAAATTTGCCCAAGAGGTGTCAAGTGTTACTCATTTCATTATAAATCAATATTTGGGTATACTATATGGAATTTCATGTTGGTCATTTAGGGCCAGGGCAGCTTAACTCAGTTATTTCAAACTAAAGCTACCCCACTGATGTAATGTCATAGTTGTTCATGCCCAGATAACATAGCTTATAGTAGGGTGCCTGCCTGTCTGCTATGCAAAGTCATGTTTGatctcattctttttctctgttgaaCAATTTAGCCCTGTTTAGGCAAATGTTAATGGTTATTGTTAGCCACAATAGAGTATAGTGTGAATGTTCGtagattttgtaattttactaAAGTAGACAGCAGAACCCCAGGCTGTGCtgtacaacagaaacaaattctTCCTATTTACGAGCAGAGGTTGCTGAAGTTctcataaaatattattaagtaaaactacaaatgcaCTGACAAAATTGTattcaaataaaagtaaatgcacCACATTCACATTTCTAGGCAGGTAAGTAAGAACATAATTTAAGTTAATAAGTTAATAGAAAGTCCCTGTCTATGGAGAAGTTCTGCTTTGTTATTAAGGATCCTtatgccaaatcagcatgcggacaatgatccactatggcgactctgaactcacgggataagccgaaaggacaaaaataaataaatacattttcattatattcCCTACAATCTTTTCCCCCAAACTATGcttattctgtaaaataaacactaaaaactgAACTAAGTAAAAACATTGCTATGTTGTGAAATAGGAAAAGCAATGTGATGTAATGTTTAACTAAGTACGTGTACTTTTTGgtaatttccatttttgtttactAGAAAAGAGATTTAAAACTACTGAAATACTTTCAGTTAAAGTTAAGCTGTGTTCTGCCACATAAGAAATTAAATTGGGTGTGTGAATAATTACAGTTGCAAGAATTTTAAGTGGTCTATTTCTGTAACAGTCCAGTGTTTGAAATCAGTGATGAGTCTGGACTAaactgacaaaatattttttttcttctgcagagGAGTCTCTCTTGGACCAACCTGTGGAAATTTTGGGACGTGTTTCAAGGTCAACTAGGTCATCACCTTCTGCATTGCCAGCCATACTTTACACTGCCTTTAAAAGCCTAGATTCACCTGGTTCCCTGCAATCTATTCCTGAACCAAACCACGATAATAGGACTGCTAACATCACACTTTTCGAGTCGGGAAATGTTCCTTTGAAAAACTCCAAATTAATCCCCTCTGAACCTGTACTGGCAAATAAATCGTCATCAAGTCCCTCTGCCTCTAATACATCAACACCTCTGCTTTTACTTAATTTTGAGCAGGATGGAGCATCAGAACAAACACCAACAATCACAACTTCACAAACTGGTCAGCCTCTTGACCCCCCAATACTGGCTGTCACTGACCATCTGGGAGATGAACCTTATAGTAAAATTCTGGAAGTGAACCAGCTGAGCCCGAGCCTTGCTCCCTTGTGGGAGAACAAACCAGCAGATGACATAAACATTTTAGCCAACTCAAATGAGATTCTGGCTCCTAGTTACAATGTGCCTTTCATTGCCCCCCACCATACTTCACCTTCATCTGAACCCACTGAGGCCTCTTCAGAGGACTTCTACCCCACCAACTCCATGGAATTAGACTGGGGATCTGGGGACTACTTGGaaacaatgtcatttttaaattcagatggAGATGACAATTCTTTGGTCAGCAAGGTGCCCGCTGACTCATATGATTTGGAGGACTACACAGAAACCTATGACACATCTTTCCCTTCAAGAGTGGGCATATCCCCTTCATCCTCGCATCCTTTTCATGTGTCTCCTTCTCCTAGCCTCATGACATTGAACAGCACCGGTCTTCCTCTTATGTCTGTCCATCCTTACTCCTTTTTCCCCACAATTCGTTATACACTGGAGCCTACTCCTACAGCTGACAGTGATATTGCTGAAGCATCAGATTTAGATTGGCCGGATGATTTCACAATCCAACCAACAGATGTTCTTTTACCTGACATGAACAGCTTGGAGTATTACACCAATCAGTTGAACAAAATGAACAGTTCAGACACTGGTGCTGAACACAGGGGGAATGTTACAGTGGTGTCCATTGATGCTACAGACATCACACCCACTAACAGCTTTACCAATGATTCTAAATTGATTGAGGAGGAGTCCTCCAGTGATCTTTCAGGAGCTGAGCCTCATGATGAATCAACCACAGTAATAACCACAGAGCCTTTCCTGGATCCGTCAATAGTCCCAAGTGTCTTCTTTGATCCTTCTTCTTCCATCTGGAGTGGTCAGGTTTCCACCACAGATGTGAATACTGTATTAACAGATGCTACACTACCCCATGCCACACCTTTGTTACCAGATGATATAATATCTTCCTCCTCTATAGCGGATGTTCATTGGTTTATTACAGAGCCGTTCCTAGAAAGTAACATACACACCACTCCTGTCTTAACTCAAACCATAACTTTCTCCCCTGTTCCCACTGAACCTTCTGGCAACACAATTGATGGCATAACAGAAATAACTCCCCAAGACTCTACTTTTCCAACTAAATCAAGTCCGAATATCACTTTAGATTCAACTGAAGCCATATTGAATGTCACTTTTGGGCCCCCAGTTGTTTTGGGTGATCAGGGGGTGACTGAAGATGGAGGTGACATCTTAGCCACAGTGAACTTGATCCCAACTAGCAGAGAAGCTAATACCATCCCTGCCGTACCCACAACTACAAATGCCACTACTATTTCTTATCCAGCAACAACTAGAATCACTGCCACCACTGAAGCCTCAACTAGTGTAGACGTCATCTCTTCCAGCAGTGAAAAGACAACTACAGCACCAAGATTGTATCTGTGCAGTCTTGACAGACATGCTCATCTAGTACAAATAGGTaaaatttaaatctaattttctaaattatatttaatgtaatctttaaaactgtaatttgcAATAtttagtacatacagtacactatAACTATTACCTTATGCTCTCTTCTGGAGATTTTCCTTCTGCGGCCACTGTTGGATATGCCAAATCGCAAATTAGAGACATACTGAAAGCAGAATTCAACAAGTCAGTGGAGCTACAggtacatttctttctttggtgGAGTAGGAAAACCTATAATGACAACATAGACCATTAAGGTGTAAAAGGCAGCCTGTCAATATATTATGTTATTCTGGGGGGGATGGACTGTCATCTAATGACCCTCACACaaatagtgtgtatgtgtgtaagagGGAGATGcaaagggggatgcaaacttatgcactcatttaattttcattgttttactaactttttatacactccttcaCCATTTTTGCTACTTCTGATGATGGAAGAACATCTGTACTACATAAATATATGGTAACATTTCGTTATGTTTAGGCTTAAGTTTTCATCCCCCCACATGGAATGTTAGTGTAGAGAGTGTGACCTAAACTTAACAATAACATTGCACATTTAGCTGGTAGAAATGTTCTTAATCATCAGAAGAAACTGAAATGGTCAATGTATAAAAAGTTAtggttaaataatgaaaattatctTGGTACAAAAGTTTTCATCCCGATTgataaatttattttatatgtatttaatgtGTGAAGAAGGAACACTTGTACTAGCTACTTGTTCATTGAATATcatgttgattaaaaataaatcattgttttagtctttcTAAAGACCTTTCTGGTCTTTTAGTCTTTAGtctttctttcaaaataaaggatgcaaacatttgcacgcAACTGTATATACTACTTGAGTTTATGTACATTACAGTGGTGCAGATGAACTATGAAGACCAGACATCTTCCTgaggttttttttactttgttgtacAATAAAGAAATGGCATGAGAGCCACAGTGACCTATCAAATACATCCACTGCTTGTTTAACACCTAAAAGTAATTGAGGAGTAAATATGTGatattgtgtgatttgttttggtcatttttcatttctttatctttGAAGGTTGTGGAACCCCCACCCAAGTTTGTGTTTCGAGTGGTGTCTGGCCCAATTATATACACAGCCATATCTGTCATCAATGCTCTGCAAAGGTCTCGGCGCcgcttcctgtctgtgtctcccATCTGGACACCACCAGACAGTAAATATAAAGTCCACACAGGTACATGACCTTTCAAGTgttgtttgaatttgaattgaTTTTGATGAGCCTTTGTTTTTAAACTCTAAAACTCTTTTTGCCTTCACTCTATGCAGTGCTACAGTTTGTTCCCAGTTCTATAGACGTGCGCTTCTGCAACTTCAGTGAGAACATTGAGAAAGGTTTGACTATGGCCTTTGCAGAAGTGTGCAGACGTTCAAAGGAATCAACCGACTTCACAGTCCATGTGAGTGGGACCTGGAAGGATAAGTAGCCTCACATGTGCACTCCACTTAGAAGGTTACCTCACATTTCAGTGTCTCTTTGAATGctattgttttgaaatgttctgAAATATAGGTGCTGCTTACTTTCAGTGCAGGGCATAGCTTTACTATACACATTGTATTGTATCTATTTTCCTGAAAATTAGAAGAATTAGATTATCTTGttatgaaaatagtttttagttttttgcagaATTGTAAGCAACTCTCCAAAACTTATTGTGTCAACTCCACCAAAacttaaaaactacaaatgttaaaaaacatccATGAAGTCTAGGATAACACTATTTTGATCAATGCCTGAAAATCTTGTAACTGTTAAAATTTGACTATGAAGTATCTGTGCACCCGCTGGTGCATCAATTAAGGGAGCATTTGCCGTTTACTGAAGCAATAGTCAAAACTAAAATCCCTTAGTCACAGTTATACTTTTTTATGACCCTGAAATAGTTGATGACTCTTTTTACCAGCTGCATAATCGatgtacattttctgttttggaaaGTTTGCCTACTGGGCAACTAAATCATCTCAGCTACTAGCCTGAAGGGCAAAGGATCTTAAAATGTACACGTCAAGCTATGCACTGTAAGACCTATATTTCtaaattgctttaaataaaatggagtCATGTGCAATCTATTCTGTCATTCCTTCTCCATGACTGATTAAGTCTGGGTGACAATTTCTAATAGGCTTTAGGGCGCAGAAAAAAGTTTTCCCATCCAGGGATGGCGAATTAAATTTAAGGTATTGTGAGATTAAACAAGTATGAAGGAAATCTGTTTAGGAAGATATATGTAGTTAGAAGCACCTGAAAGTCTAATCTAAGGTATTGGGAGCCATTGAAGGGAAGCGAAAATGGTTGTAATATCGTCACATTTTCTTACTGagtgttgttttattgtacCAATACTAAGTCTCAACTATCTCCCATTAAAAAGGGAATTACTTCAGATTTCTTTTGAATGTCTGAACACCCTGTGAGCACAGACAGTGAGCAAAGAAAGTGATTTTGGCCAACTGTATGCACAATATCAGTAATTACAAAAGGGTTAAGGGAATTACAAATTCACTTTTTTCCTTGCATTCACTGTAGATGCTTTGCTGTAGCAAACATCCTCCACACTTCACTCTCCATGTCCTGAACACAAACTCAGGGTACTTTACTTTAAGGAGTTCATGCTTAAATTGTTGAGTATTAAAGAAGCTTACTGTTTGTTAATAAAGAGCTTATTTGGCTATGTGGTTAGTTGGCTTCAGTAGAACTTTGCGTAATCCTATTACACTGATGCCTGTATTATAGTCTCTTAGCTATAATAAAAGTAGGATTTATAAGCAACTTACACACTGTGTCCTGAGCCACACTGCCCAGTTGTGTTTCCGATCACTGAAACCAACAACATATTTGTAACTTTACTGTAACTGATAAAGAGACAAACCAACTATCCCAGAACTACTTCAgcagcaaaatggaaaatgttttgttcgTTTACTTATGTAATCATTGGTCTGCTGAATATCACATCTTCAATCGTGTAACTTTGTTTCAGATTGTGAACATTACCATGGATGCTCCAAAATATCAGGAACAACGGCTAGTGAGGCAGCCAGTTGACATCATCTTTACTGTGAACGGTTCTGCTGGTCATTTGACTGGGTCAGAGATCAGCAACGCTTTGATGAAGCTCACCATGGTGGAATTTAGCTATTACATGGGCTTTCCTGTGCTGCAGATTGCTGAGCGTGGGTCCAATAGGGTTCTCTCTCTATTGTCTagaaatttcaatttatttgtgTATTACATTCATAGTAAACATTATTCtgcttaaactttttttaacagctttcGATTATCCAGAGTTGAACACCAGCCAGCTGCTTCGCTCCACCTGGGTTAGAACAGGTATCATCCTCATAGCTTTTTGTAGCATGCTGCAAATCTGCTAAAACTACTTAAAGCCAATACTAGATTattatcttatttatttttatgtcttatAGTGCTCCTAGGTGTGCTTGACGAAAAGGTGGGGGAGAGGACCTTTCAAGCTAGCATGGAACGTCGGGTGGCCATGTTACTTGGGGAAGCTACTGGATTAGTCAGACGTGTTAAGAGAGCCACCACCGTAGGCAACAGCACTGTTCAGGTAATGTCTTTTAAGCTGAGGTTCCATGCGTCCATTATCTGTTACCGCTTATCCTATTTAGGTCATggggaggctggagcctatccctgCTGTCATCGGGCAAGAGGcgggggtacaccctggacaggtcatcagTCTATCTGAGGGACACAGCGAGACGTACACAGACAACTctttgcactcacattcacacctgcgGGAAATTTTatattcaccaattaacctaaaatgcatttctttggactgtgggaaaccagagtaccgggaagaaacccacacaagcacggagGGAACATTCAAGCGCCACACAGAAAGTGTAGCCAGCCGGGGTGTGAACCCACcaccttctagctgtgatgCGGCAGCGTTATCCACTCCACACTAATCAGTCATGCTGTCTTAAGTTGGGCTTTTAAGACTCAATTCTAAACTGCTGTAAAGACATGGAATTGTTTTTCCTAAACTGACTCCAAATGTGTATTTTGCCGTATAAAATAATagcattttcttgtttattaGATAACAAAACTTGCACAACCCTTAAACTGACCGTTTGTTAATGGATTACTCTCTAAATCTTAAGAAAAAGCATACTCCCTCTTGCCATTTCTACTATTATTCCCTGATGCAAGCTCTCTCTACTAACTTGCCTGAGTACTGAGGAGTCATGTGAGTGTTGCAGTGTTTGTCAACATTGAAAGCCTTACTGCTTTACTAATCAGGCTCTAGCTTTTGTGAGTTTGCTCCGCACCTGCTCAGCCCATCTCTAAGGGGATAGAATTGGGCTCTGTCTCTATAGTAACAGCATCCCATTCAGCCCAGGGGCGAGCCACTCAAAGACCAGAACCTCcttgttctttctcctcttcctcatttctCCAGTCCTGTTATTTGATGGTTTCTGAAAGCTGCTAAGAGCAGATCAATTATTaattgtttccc encodes:
- the si:ch211-1e14.1 gene encoding UPF0606 protein KIAA1549 isoform X7; its protein translation is MKCLDLYPRHTMAGLVSSLGLVVMLKALMQAHGQRAAFLGMTVLVTVIAADSSVAEESLLDQPVEILGRVSRSTRSSPSALPAILYTAFKSLDSPGSLQSIPEPNHDNRTANITLFESGNVPLKNSKLIPSEPVLANKSSSSPSASNTSTPLLLLNFEQDGASEQTPTITTSQTGQPLDPPILAVTDHLGDEPYSKILEVNQLSPSLAPLWENKPADDINILANSNEILAPSYNVPFIAPHHTSPSSEPTEASSEDFYPTNSMELDWGSGDYLETMSFLNSDGDDNSLVSKVPADSYDLEDYTETYDTSFPSRVGISPSSSHPFHVSPSPSLMTLNSTGLPLMSVHPYSFFPTIRYTLEPTPTADSDIAEASDLDWPDDFTIQPTDVLLPDMNSLEYYTNQLNKMNSSDTGAEHRGNVTVVSIDATDITPTNSFTNDSKLIEEESSSDLSGAEPHDESTTVITTEPFLDPSIVPSVFFDPSSSIWSGQVSTTDVNTVLTDATLPHATPLLPDDIISSSSIADVHWFITEPFLESNIHTTPVLTQTITFSPVPTEPSGNTIDGITEITPQDSTFPTKSSPNITLDSTEAILNVTFGPPVVLGDQGVTEDGGDILATVNLIPTSREANTIPAVPTTTNATTISYPATTRITATTEASTSVDVISSSSEKTTTAPRLYLCSLDRHAHLVQIDFPSAATVGYAKSQIRDILKAEFNKSVELQVVEPPPKFVFRVVSGPIIYTAISVINALQRSRRRFLSVSPIWTPPDSKYKVHTVLQFVPSSIDVRFCNFSENIEKGLTMAFAEVCRRSKESTDFTVHIVNITMDAPKYQEQRLVRQPVDIIFTVNGSAGHLTGSEISNALMKLTMVEFSYYMGFPVLQIAEPFDYPELNTSQLLRSTWVRTVLLGVLDEKVGERTFQASMERRVAMLLGEATGLVRRVKRATTVGNSTVQVVSATRLPGVDNPLEIVYFVEGPSGQRVPAVETAKLLNRLDVQRAAIVLGYRVQGILAQPIEKGTSSSSDTENTNMWIVIGVVIPLLVVIVIISILYWKLCRTDKLEFQPDAMTSMQQRQKLQAPSVKGFDFAKLHLGQHAKDDIMVIQEAVPPEPGPGPLSIKDGLSASENGEIPTPISKTSASSTKASRSGRRRERISPSDGDSVVSEHSSERESTEENLRAHTTPCDSKQTRKVPINVLNGKNRIGPPPINGTNEHLSSASIFEHVDRMSRNTDASRRLPNKVQLIAMQPMPVPPLHSPPINGKLPDNNQINKEIQVALRHKSEIEHHRNKIRLRAKRKGHYDFPAMDDLSSDLRDVKDQDCVYQKAQLQIDKILDPDAQMPSIFMESKKSCRGRRSPRQRMKEQLNGGMMEADKDQLITEDSDAAYRKCPGVNNVAYVSDPDQCPGSPHRSPSPIEDVFMGPTSSPPGHAPPPPPYMPPQPSIEEARQQMHSLLDDAFALVSPTSQGPTAGITLPGVNSNPPDSSPLNHGPRPWGSSYQALNSFPGRFTELRLSPPSVQGLTPRQGLGSSYLSPEETAGHGEQLQPDSLYSSRSRYADELPSSARPRPVGGSTGAQLHHLTQVGLSSRMNGYPAGARPAPGHNGGIGWNQYYDSRAEAEKDAMPRSGIREPSVPPNHLDPSVVGYMSAPPPLNTSPPNHSSASLIKAIREELLRLSQKQAAVPSYHS